Proteins encoded within one genomic window of Macrobrachium nipponense isolate FS-2020 chromosome 9, ASM1510439v2, whole genome shotgun sequence:
- the LOC135218494 gene encoding uncharacterized protein LOC135218494 isoform X6, translated as MLFPLAKVASYAVEFVFSYMQQVTSGVIIVILERLKRLDLSYMRVIRPPAFLRLIPNLSHVVVLTLRMTETTDQLLGLIGRQCPELRELDISNTPITEAGLTRLCYDAENDKPLCQKLLKLSIMGCIISARPVSFLLQYIPTLLEIDYDNIFEVFGVMKEWGLTMDNLESLPKYHLRILNSSNEIVDPVDVHIACTLCPYATNFTLSNAFVDNEILYKAMVLENLAHLRITNGEGLTLNFHEGVLPVLTVKGHQLQSLLLANFTSIDIAVIGECCPRLQNLAVSNITVYEEIMYPREHLYNHLTGLEVWSDLRTDTLNIIILKQLLTYCLGLEKLLVRNTDALSDKLLYDIWKENPMKNLFRLTVDNCPNVTASSIHDLLDMNNDLTLIRVWGCFFITKDDNKTLQKRIKDENCDLYLEWFGWTG; from the exons CGCCTGAAACGCCTGGACCTCTCCTACATGAGGGTGATTCGCCCCCCGGCCTTCTTACGCCTAATCCCAAATCTCTCTCACGTGGTGGTCCTGACGCTCAGGATGACAGAAACTACTGACCAG ttattGGGCCTCATCGGCCGGCAGTGCCCAGAGCTACGCGAACTGGACATCTCCAACACCCCCATCACAGAAGCCGGACTAACCAGGCTCTGCTACGACGCCGAGAACGACAAGCCCCTCTGCCAGAAGCTCCTGAAACTCAGCATCATGGGCTGCATCATAAGCGCGCGCCCAGTCAGCTTCCTCCTCCAGTACATTCCTACTCTGTTAGAGATCGACTACGATAATATATTCGAG GTCTTCGGCGTCATGAAGGAGTGGGGGCTGACGATGGACAACCTCGAATCCTTGCCGAAGTACCACCTGAGAATCCTGAACTCCTCCAACGAAATCGTGGATCCCGTCGACGTCCATATTGCTTGCACTCTTTGCCCCTACGCTACG AACTTCACCTTGAGCAACGCCTTCGTCGACAACGAGATCCTGTACAAGGCCATGGTTCTCGAAAATCTGGCCCACCTCCGGATCACGAACGGCGAGGGACTCACACTGAACTTTCACGAGGGCGTCCTGCCCGTCCTGACGGTCAAAGGTCACCAGCTCCAGTCCCTACTGCTGGCCAACTTTACCTCCATTGATATTGCTG TAATTGGAGAGTGCTGTCCCCGCCTGCAGAATCTGGCGGTGAGCAACATCACCGTCTACGAGGAGATCATGTACCCGAGGGAACACCTCTATAATCATCTGACGGGCCTGGAG GTGTGGTCCGACCTGAGAACTGACACCTTGAATATCATCATCCTGAAACAGCTTCTAACATACTGCCTCGGACTGGAGAAACTCTTGGTGCGAAACACCGACGCGCTCTCTGACAAGCTCCTCTACGATATCTGGAAG gAAAACCCTATGAAGAATCTGTTTCGCCTCACCGTCGACAACTGCCCGAACGTCACGGCCAGCTCCATCCACGATCTACTGGACATGAACAACGACCTGACGCTGATCAGAGTGTGGGGCTGCTTCTTCATCACGAAGGACGACAACAAGACGCTGCAGAAGAGGATAAAAGATGAGAATTGCGACCTTTACTTGGAATGGTTTGGGTGGACCGGTTAA
- the LOC135218494 gene encoding uncharacterized protein LOC135218494 isoform X7 yields the protein MLIQSHLEDFKMSAMPVVCFQFIEDRCKRLKRLDLSYMRVIRPPAFLRLIPNLSHVVVLTLRMTETTDQLLGLIGRQCPELRELDISNTPITEAGLTRLCYDAENDKPLCQKLLKLSIMGCIISARPVSFLLQYIPTLLEIDYDNIFEVFGVMKEWGLTMDNLESLPKYHLRILNSSNEIVDPVDVHIACTLCPYATNFTLSNAFVDNEILYKAMVLENLAHLRITNGEGLTLNFHEGVLPVLTVKGHQLQSLLLANFTSIDIAVIGECCPRLQNLAVSNITVYEEIMYPREHLYNHLTGLEVWSDLRTDTLNIIILKQLLTYCLGLEKLLVRNTDALSDKLLYDIWKENPMKNLFRLTVDNCPNVTASSIHDLLDMNNDLTLIRVWGCFFITKDDNKTLQKRIKDENCDLYLEWFGWTG from the exons CGCCTGAAACGCCTGGACCTCTCCTACATGAGGGTGATTCGCCCCCCGGCCTTCTTACGCCTAATCCCAAATCTCTCTCACGTGGTGGTCCTGACGCTCAGGATGACAGAAACTACTGACCAG ttattGGGCCTCATCGGCCGGCAGTGCCCAGAGCTACGCGAACTGGACATCTCCAACACCCCCATCACAGAAGCCGGACTAACCAGGCTCTGCTACGACGCCGAGAACGACAAGCCCCTCTGCCAGAAGCTCCTGAAACTCAGCATCATGGGCTGCATCATAAGCGCGCGCCCAGTCAGCTTCCTCCTCCAGTACATTCCTACTCTGTTAGAGATCGACTACGATAATATATTCGAG GTCTTCGGCGTCATGAAGGAGTGGGGGCTGACGATGGACAACCTCGAATCCTTGCCGAAGTACCACCTGAGAATCCTGAACTCCTCCAACGAAATCGTGGATCCCGTCGACGTCCATATTGCTTGCACTCTTTGCCCCTACGCTACG AACTTCACCTTGAGCAACGCCTTCGTCGACAACGAGATCCTGTACAAGGCCATGGTTCTCGAAAATCTGGCCCACCTCCGGATCACGAACGGCGAGGGACTCACACTGAACTTTCACGAGGGCGTCCTGCCCGTCCTGACGGTCAAAGGTCACCAGCTCCAGTCCCTACTGCTGGCCAACTTTACCTCCATTGATATTGCTG TAATTGGAGAGTGCTGTCCCCGCCTGCAGAATCTGGCGGTGAGCAACATCACCGTCTACGAGGAGATCATGTACCCGAGGGAACACCTCTATAATCATCTGACGGGCCTGGAG GTGTGGTCCGACCTGAGAACTGACACCTTGAATATCATCATCCTGAAACAGCTTCTAACATACTGCCTCGGACTGGAGAAACTCTTGGTGCGAAACACCGACGCGCTCTCTGACAAGCTCCTCTACGATATCTGGAAG gAAAACCCTATGAAGAATCTGTTTCGCCTCACCGTCGACAACTGCCCGAACGTCACGGCCAGCTCCATCCACGATCTACTGGACATGAACAACGACCTGACGCTGATCAGAGTGTGGGGCTGCTTCTTCATCACGAAGGACGACAACAAGACGCTGCAGAAGAGGATAAAAGATGAGAATTGCGACCTTTACTTGGAATGGTTTGGGTGGACCGGTTAA